The nucleotide sequence TGGAGGTATGAcatgtttgactatttataggggtttggtcttgagctgattgaataatagaatgattgtcaatgaAGCCTTGTCAAAATAGATCATGCTTCTCTTGAAATTTGTTTATGAAAACGAGACTAAATGACACTAAATTATAGCACTGATACAATTTGGCTGTGACAGCACTGAGAGCAATGTCAAAAATGTGTCATATTTATCATTTCCCAATGCAGTTAGAAAATACACAAGCTGCCACTAGTTAAGTGTGATTATTCtgaactgtttttgttttgcagGAAACTTTTGGAAGGTGAAGAGTCAAGGTACTCTATAATCTCAGATGCACATAATTCAGTACCATACATTTACAGACAGTCACCCATCTATACTCTCCCTTGTGTCAAAAGGCAGGGGGGAGCAACCCGAAAGGCAGAGCCTCAGTACAAATTTGTTGAAGAGATTATTACAGAAACAACCAGAGAAGACGTGGAAATCTCGGACACTGGCTCTGAAAAGAGTGGAGAGGACAGAGaggatgacaaaacagatgaggAACGCAGTGAGAAAGATGGTGAAACTCAACAAGAGGCGGCAGATCCTGAAGAACCTGCTGTGGGGAATGACACTGAAGAAGCAGTGACCGAAAATGAACACAAACTAAGTGATGAAAAAGAGGATGAGCCAGTTGAGGAAAGTCCTGAGGGACAAAAAGATGCTGACTCTGAACCAACGCAAGAATCAATGCCTACAGAAAAAGACATTGATGAAGTAGGTAAAGATAGAGAAACAGACAAAAAAGGCACTGAGCTCAAAGACCAGAAGGTGGACACAAAGGGAAAAGAAGCACCTGAAGAAGATGTAAAAAAGACAGATGAACCAATTAAAGAGAAAGAGGTTCCCAAAACTGAAGAGCGAGAAATGCCTGAGAAATCTGATGACAAACCTTCTCTGGAGCCCAAAACATTAGTGAACACTAAGCCCAGTGGAGAGACTGTTGAAGTTACTTCTCCAAAAACCGAAGATGCCAAAATCTCTTCTCAAGATTCTACAACTGCAAAATcaccagaaaaaaagaaagaaacagccCCAGGGCCACCTGTAGTGAAAGATACTCCCAAAGCAGACGAACATGATCTTGATAAACCAACTACCGAAGAGAAGACTTCagcaaaaacagcaaaagtggaagaaaaatctgaaaaagacCAAGAGGATAATAACAAACAACCAGAGAAACCTGTGGAGAAAAAAGAGACTGAATCAAAGGAGCAAAAATCTGTGGAGTCTACAAAAGACAGCAAAGCTACTGAAGTGATAGATGATGTGAAAACAGAAAAAGATGAAGGTATTAAATCTAACGAAGCAGAAAAGGCAAAGGTAGAAGAACAGTCAAAGAAACAGGAGGACAGCAAAAGCGATGGAAATGTAGACACTGTGGCAATTGAAACTACCAAGGTAAAAGAAACAGAAAAGAAGCAAGAAGACCTTCCCAAAGAAAAGTCTAAGACAGAGAGGGATGACAAAAGTGACAGTGCAAGCAGTGCCAAAACTGAAAAAGATGATCGTGTTGCACCTAAAGAATCTGAAAAGACACAGCAGGACCTTCCCAAGGTTGCGGAGGAAAAATCACAACCTGAAAAATTGCAGGAGAAACAGGAGGACAGCAAAAGTGACACTGTAAAAGCAGAACTTGCTAAACCTAAAGAAACAGAAAAGACACAAGAGGACCTTCCTAAAATCACTGAAGAGAAGACACAACCTGAAAAGTCTCAGACACAGGAGGACAGCAAAAGTGACAGTGCAGGCAGCGTCGAAACCAAAAAGGTTGAAAGTGATACACCTAAAGAAACTGGAAAGACACAAGAAGACCTTTCTAAAGTCATGGAAGGAAAATCTCAACCTGAAAAGCCACAGAAACAGGAGAACACCAAAAGTGATGCTGTAAAACCAGAGAATATTGAACATCCTAAACCTACGGAAACAAAGGACAATTCCAAAGATGTGGAACCGAAATTGGAGAAGGTAAAGTCAGAGCTAAAGGATGACGCTAAAAGTGACAGTGTGGACATCATCAAAACAGAAACCGCTAAACCAGCAATGCCTAAAGAGTCTGAGGAGGAGCGAGAAAAGGAGGACAGCGGAAGTGTTAGCGCTGCAGAAagtctgaaaacaaacaaagataAAGCTAAAACCAAGGAAGAATCGGTTGATGAGACGCAGAGTACTCAATTCCCCAAAGCCCAGGAAACGACATCTGAACAAAAGGACACTAAAGAAAACAAAGTGAAGATGCCTGGAAAAGCCGAAGAGGGGAATACTGTGACGACCAAAGGCAGCAAAGATGTGAAGAGTGAAGACACTGTCCCAAAAGACAAAAAATCAGGTGAAGTGAAGGCTCCAGCAGCAACCAAAACTGAAGACAAAACTGTGAAGTCAGATCAGGTCAAAGAGACCAAGAAGACGGACAGCGTGGACACCAAAGCTTCTTAAACTCCCCAGTGTGGTATAGAAAATCAATTGCTGCAGAAAATTGCTAAGAAAAGACAGTAAGCAGCCTTGATGAATGTAACATAAATGACTCGCATGATTCGTAGAAATGCTTTCTCAAACTCTCACGTTTCCGATGCAGATGCATGCGTACACTGTGATCTAGGTGTACATAAAGAATGTATAAGATTTTATTTTGCTACATCCCTTGCTCCGAAAAGCCATATGAATGTATGACTGTAGTGCTTTACAGTAACTGAATAAATATTGCAGCATATCGGTGTTTATTGGTCTGTTGATTCTGTGGAATTTCCTACAGAGGAACTACAGTATTGAGTTTTATAAGCTGTTAGCCAATAGTGGTGTTTCCTGCTCCTCTCCTGATCGTTGGTTGCAACACCTGCCAACTATCACATGCAGACTTACATATTCTCTTTTGTCATCATAGCAGCGTTTCATCTATAAACTATCACAAGGCATTTTACTATGTATTCCCTAGGATTTCTATACACAGATGGGCCCTGTAAGActgctcaatattttaaaatgtctggagctactttgtttaatattttaaccaGAGAAAATGATTTACAACATCACCATAGTTTTCTAACTAAACACTGCcaattatattattttgcaatgctcaagctcttttttttttcttacaacaaATTAGCTTCTAACAAACTAGCCGCTAAAGCTATACGTTTACCTGTTTACTgaaagattaataaacattttaagaaatacACTGCCAAACTTGTGTTAGTTGGTGCATTAAATTTACTAAAGTCTAATACCTTgttgtaaaacttttaaaattagTAATGGATATAAATGCAGTTCTTTTAAACTTCCTATTGATCAGAAACTCATGAACACAATAAAGCATTGcttattattagaaatgaatgATTCGTGGTGACACTGAAGGTTGGAGTAGGACTATGGTTGTCaattagacaaaaaaataaagttgtaGTATTTAACATTAATGCTTGTATGAAGTAGCCTAAGATGTATGTAGTGCTACATCTAAGTTGTTCTCGtagaaaacaaaactgaaatgatttatactgcaaaaacaaccaaattGATGTAGGCCAAAGTAAGCAGTTAGACCCAAACATTGACTTAAGCTTCAATAATATAGCAACTCTCTAATTTAAAGTAAagctttcaagaaaaaaaaaaaacactcaatgtAGCCTGTAAAACTTACACTTATCCTtccgtcacaagatggcgccaaactgtaGTACTGTAATAATATACCCAATAATGGATAAGATTCGAAGAACCTGGATGAGAATGTGTTATTAGTTTCAAGGGTTATTATCTACCACATAGTGGAATGTCGTGaaaatcagaatcaagtattcctgaCTGCCATATATCAATAGTATGGACATTTCCATCAGATGCCAAATTAACAGTAATAACTGGAAGTTCTTAGTCTAAAAGTTTTTCAATTTTTATCTGTTTTCTGTCAAATAATGTGCTTTACACAGTATACCTTgctaaaaactgaagaaaaaaaacagcataaaccAGTcacttggctggttttagaggagtttgggccatttccaggctggttacagCAATTTCTAGCCTGATCTAAGCTGGccaggctgggaaatgaccagctaaaactagcttgaaCCACctagtttaagctggacatagctgggcTCCAAGCCTGGCTAAgcttgttttagctggtcatttcccagccttaccagctaagaccagtctgataaaacccttctaaaaccagcttagcctggtttaagctgttttttttttcagcagggataggcCTAGGTAACTATGTACACTTCAAAACTGCATATTTTTCTCCACTTTGGAGTACAACATGAAATGAATTCATGCTTTTAAAGAGAAAGCTAAAATCTAACCATCAACCAATTTGCTGTAGCAGAAAGCAAGACTCAAAAACCCAGACGATAATTTTAAACTTCTCCTGACGGCTTTTCTTGTccagctttggtgagcaaatgtgaattgcagcctcagtttgctgttattaaatgaccaaaaaaacCATTGGTAGGCTATACACTTCTTTTGCTGATGCCCATAGGTATGTGAGATTCTCTTTtgcagacctttttttttttttggaaaatcaAAGTagaatttctaaaatatttgtatGAGCACCAACAACCAAAGTCATTTATATTTCTTTTGTCATGCATTATGATATTTGGTTGGACTTGCTAACATCTTTATTGTCTAAATGCATTTGAGTTGCcatcatttgattggctgattaatgCTACTTATTAGCATTAACAAATAAACCTTATAAAGTGACCAATGTGTGCAAGTTTATTAATACTTATTCCTTTATAGACAACAAATAAATGGCAAAGGAAATGATCAGGAACACTTGAATTTCTGCATAAATGAGcatacagtaaaaaaaagaaaccacattaaaatattttatttgtaacttATAAAACACAGCCTGTCTGTGAGAACCGGAAGTT is from Danio aesculapii chromosome 13, fDanAes4.1, whole genome shotgun sequence and encodes:
- the LOC130240197 gene encoding neurofilament medium polypeptide isoform X1 yields the protein MERLLQSPGRTREEHRYQTPRPSSQLLSRSAFSFGSPAPLRGNETLSEFAAKPADSFDYSSKYAGAMNLRKISEKELLQGLNDRFAGFIEKVHHLENQNRALEKEIEAIRLRAKSSASLSKEYESELSSLREQVHEMGLQKHQIEINRQNLEDEFNTLREKYERETRGRVDAEDGISVLKKCINDAYLAKQEMDRKARALQEEIGFLKKNHESEVAEMMAQIEEGHMTAEISDFSRSDVTAALRGIRMQLEGHSDSDTRYAEERFRAQFARLTKAAEVNREALMATKAEINEHRRQLQSKNIELDSMKGVREGLERQLYDLEQRHNAEIHHYQDTIRELEFELKNAKYDMSSHLREYQDLLNVKMALDAEIYSYRKLLEGEESRYSIISDAHNSVPYIYRQSPIYTLPCVKRQGGATRKAEPQYKFVEEIITETTREDVEISDTGSEKSGEDREDDKTDEERSEKDGETQQEAADPEEPAVGNDTEEAVTENEHKLSDEKEDEPVEESPEGQKDADSEPTQESMPTEKDIDEVGKDRETDKKGTELKDQKVDTKGKEAPEEDVKKTDEPIKEKEVPKTEEREMPEKSDDKPSLEPKTLVNTKPSGETVEVTSPKTEDAKISSQDSTTAKSPEKKKETAPGPPVVKDTPKADEHDLDKPTTEEKTSAKTAKVEEKSEKDQEDNNKQPEKPVEKKETESKEQKSVESTKDSKATEVIDDVKTEKDEGIKSNEAEKAKVEEQSKKQEDSKSDGNVDTVAIETTKVKETEKKQEDLPKEKSKTERDDKSDSASSAKTEKDDRVAPKESEKTQQDLPKVAEEKSQPEKLQEKQEDSKSDTVKAELAKPKETEKTQEDLPKITEEKTQPEKSQTQEDSKSDSAGSVETKKVESDTPKETGKTQEDLSKVMEGKSQPEKPQKQENTKSDAVKPENIEHPKPTETKDNSKDVEPKLEKVKSELKDDAKSDSVDIIKTETAKPAMPKESEEEREKEDSGSVSAAESLKTNKDKAKTKEESVDETQSTQFPKAQETTSEQKDTKENKVKMPGKAEEGNTVTTKGSKDVKSEDTVPKDKKSGEVKAPAATKTEDKTVKSDQVKETKKTDSVDTKAS
- the LOC130240197 gene encoding neurofilament medium polypeptide isoform X2: MERLLQSPGRTREEHRYQTPRPSSQLLSRSAFSFGSPAPLRGNETLSEFAAKPADSFDYSSKYAGAMNLRKISEKELLQGLNDRFAGFIEKVHHLENQNRALEKEIEAIRLRAKSSASLSKEYESELSSLREQVHEMGLQKHQIEINRQNLEDEFNTLREKYERETRGRVDAEDGISVLKKCINDAYLAKQEMDRKARALQEEIGFLKKNHESEVAEMMAQIEEGHMTAEISDFSRSDVTAALRGIRMQLEGHSDSDTRYAEERFRAQFARLTKAAEVNREALMATKAEINEHRRQLQSKNIELDSMKGVREGLERQLYDLEQRHNAEIHHYQDTIRELEFELKNAKYDMSSHLREYQDLLNVKMALDAEIYSYRKLLEGEESRQGGATRKAEPQYKFVEEIITETTREDVEISDTGSEKSGEDREDDKTDEERSEKDGETQQEAADPEEPAVGNDTEEAVTENEHKLSDEKEDEPVEESPEGQKDADSEPTQESMPTEKDIDEVGKDRETDKKGTELKDQKVDTKGKEAPEEDVKKTDEPIKEKEVPKTEEREMPEKSDDKPSLEPKTLVNTKPSGETVEVTSPKTEDAKISSQDSTTAKSPEKKKETAPGPPVVKDTPKADEHDLDKPTTEEKTSAKTAKVEEKSEKDQEDNNKQPEKPVEKKETESKEQKSVESTKDSKATEVIDDVKTEKDEGIKSNEAEKAKVEEQSKKQEDSKSDGNVDTVAIETTKVKETEKKQEDLPKEKSKTERDDKSDSASSAKTEKDDRVAPKESEKTQQDLPKVAEEKSQPEKLQEKQEDSKSDTVKAELAKPKETEKTQEDLPKITEEKTQPEKSQTQEDSKSDSAGSVETKKVESDTPKETGKTQEDLSKVMEGKSQPEKPQKQENTKSDAVKPENIEHPKPTETKDNSKDVEPKLEKVKSELKDDAKSDSVDIIKTETAKPAMPKESEEEREKEDSGSVSAAESLKTNKDKAKTKEESVDETQSTQFPKAQETTSEQKDTKENKVKMPGKAEEGNTVTTKGSKDVKSEDTVPKDKKSGEVKAPAATKTEDKTVKSDQVKETKKTDSVDTKAS